From the Trifolium pratense cultivar HEN17-A07 linkage group LG4, ARS_RC_1.1, whole genome shotgun sequence genome, the window GATGACCGACCTCTAATTGCAGAAGCAGATGAGGGTTGAGATCCATCTAGCATGGCCGGCGCTTTGTAGCGTCATTTTTAtccattgaaaaatatttttaagtcaTGAAACTAGTCATGCATGAATGGAAGGAGTGGATATTCCCATAGCATTGAAATTTTTTCCATAGCCTAAATTCTGATGAATCAACAATTTTTAAGTATAGAGAGGATTCGGTGTTACATTATACATACCTCCACCACCATTCATGATCTTCAGCAGCAAGCTGAAAGTATGTCAATGCCACATTAACAAAAGCAGTGACAATCAGGAGAATGATGAAAATAATGAACAAAATGCTGTATATGGTATAAATCTGGTGACCCCAAACACTCGCAAATATGTAGTAGAGTTCAACGTAAATGGCACTGAATGGCAAAAATCCAGCCATAGCCATTTGAGCAAGAGTTGAACGGTACCACGATAGTTGAGGAATCTCCCTAGGATACTTGTTGGTTTTACTCGGTGCTTGAAACTCTGATCGGCTATTCTTACCAGCAATCCCACCCAATACCAATAAAGGTGATGTTACAAGTGTCCATATGAGGAAAATAACCATAATTGTTCCAAACGGTAATGCTGCAGTGGAGTTATAGGCGACTGCGACAGTGTTTAGAAAGCTGAATGTCAAAAACAATGGTCCAGAGAACAGACTTCCAGTTAACACCAAAATTTTCACCTGCAATGCAACATACCAATATTTGCAAGTTTAATTCATTAAGGTTTGATCTTTCTGCGGTATACTTTTCGTTGTTTTAAAGGAAAAACAACTTAGAAAAGAAAGGAAATGGATTTGATACAGTCAATAGTCACTACAGTCAATGATCTCAACATTTGAAGAAGATCAGAAAATTGAGATTACAAGTTCTCAATTCGCTGAAGTCACGGTATGAGGCATCTGATCTTTATCCCATGACTTCGCCGATTGACTGCAGTGAATGCTGACTGCATGAATTATTGATTGCGAGTATTGAGTGAAGTACCGATGGTATATGCTATCTAAGATGTTGGAATTTACCCAATTTTTTCCATCAATCATGTAATAGAAGGAAGCTGCAGAATAACCGGCAATTCCCGATGTTAGTGCATATATGACAATCAGTGCAGTAAAAAAAGCCCCCCTGTTGTATGGATAGAAAACGCCAACTAGAGCAAGCATAAAGATGAAGATTACACTGAAAATGGAAAGTTAAATAGTCACAAAAGAGAAGAACAATACAAGGCCGAGACACGAAAAATGAGTAAACAAACACCTTTTACATTATTAGTACTTTGAGAAGTTAACTCACTCACAGTGTAAATAACTGAGAACCAATTCCAAGTGCCGCTGCAAACAAAGACTTGTATCTTGGATATCTAAACACATCACCATGTATATTCTTCCATCCACTCTCCTCTTGGTCATCATGTGCCTCTTCATCAGGTGTAAACCTATCATAATATTTCGATATGTAGATGCGATAAGttcaaaaaactaataaaaggTCTAAATCGATAAAAGTAGTTCTAAATTGCAGTTGCAGATGCAATATAAGGGTTTTAGAGATCTCAGCAACACCAATTGGTCACTGCATTTGCTCACATTTTGCTTCAATATCAAAGTTTGCAGCGTAATCGCGACTGCAATCGCAATTTAGAACCATATGCTGATAATGTGATATCAATAAATAAGAAGATTCTTACTTGACAAAGTCATTCTTAAGTACGCGCATGAGAATCATGGCAAGGAATCCGGTCAAGAGAAGAACGGTAACACAAGAGTTAATAATAGAAAACCAATGGATTTCCAAGTGATGTGAGAGTGACGATGTCAGTGAGTATTTCTCCAACCTTTTCTCGAATGGAATATCTGTTTCAGTCCATTTGACAGAATATGTGAAATCCATTTTTACCTCTCTATCTTCTGTCAAGTCGACAACAACATTTGGATCATTTCTAATGAAAACGTCGATGATACGATCGTTATTATATAGAATCTCAAAATGAACATTCCTAAAAAGATAAACTTTGGCCACATTGGTGTCATCATTTTCATCAGTTACAAATCTTCCAAGGAAACCCCAAATTGGCAAATCATCATAGTACATTTGATAAAAATAGTCTTTCAAAACAGCATGTCTGAATTGAGCAACCTCTTTTCTTGTCAGAAACTTTCTGCAGATGCTCTCAGGTTGTTTATTAATCAGAAAATCAAGTTTGTATGGAGCAACAACTAATCTATCACCATTCAAAACTTCACCAagatcttctttcttttcttccacATTTTCTGTAACcaacaaattttgaaattataaGGGATAGTTTGGTAGGAAAgcaataataatagaaaatttgGGGTGAGAAGTGATAATGAATATACCATCAAACTAACCTGGTGAACAAAAGGGAAGATCAAAATATCTATACGTCTCACTGTGGCATAATAAAATTCAAGGAAACACAATATTAACAAAGTAGCCAACTAGGAAGAAATTCATGATAATATGTTTTAGAAATTAATACATGGCACCAACACTTCTGATAGAAGACTGTCCAGTATCCAACATGTGTCAGTGTCCAACACCGACATGAtacatgtgattacattcaattaattcatttttctaaaattttactgGTGTCGAAGTGTTGTGTCTGCGTAAGTGCTTCATAACATTACATCATGGCACATGCATATTTCGATCAACAACGAGTTTGGCGAAATCACACAGAGACCATAATATAGTTTTTGTTAAAATCACGACAGTCTCGAAGATGACATTGCTAAACTCGTGGTAAATTCAAACATGCACTAATAAACATTCATCTCCACTTTTCATTGAAGATTTCTTGAATGGTAACCTCATAATGAAACAATccaattttcttctttttattataaaagttaTAATTTGAGGAGCATTGagatcaaaatatattttaaaagggTAAATGAAAAAGTGAAAGTATTGAAAATCTAACCTTGGATTGTGAAAGGGTCCCACCTTGTTTGCATAAAAAGGTACAAAATCACCTTCTTTATAACGATGATCTGATGCATCAGATGTTACATAGTTTATGCAACAAAAACAACATAGGATCACAATGGCACTAACCAAACATGCCGTTGACTTTTCCATATACACAACAAAACCATATACAGACACAAAAAAGACACAGAGAATGCAAATGAAAATGAATATGAAAATGCAAATTGTTAATTGTTTGTTTCTATAGTTTTGATAAGTGCATATGAGAGTGGTTGAGAAGAAGGAATTTCTACGACACTTCCTTAAAAAACAAAGATTTGAATTTGCACGCACTTTGTTTAAATGAATGGAAatgaatgaattttataaaGAGTTGAAGTTTGTGAATGGTGAATGATGACAAGTATGTGCGTTCTCACATTAACAAATTCTATTCCATAAATTTATAGCACCGGACAATACTTGCTTATTACTcaaaactacattttttttcctattgGACCGCTTAATCTAGTTCGCGggtcagttatgacatcaagtaATTCCAGCCTCCTTACAATCGCAGTCGGAGGGGATCGAACCGTAGTCCTCACTGTCGAGTACTTTgataatttttggttttttgacaaaattgataatttttgttgttaagGAAACTTTGAActtattttctataaaaaaactttttatatttttttaaacatattGCACAAAATCGTTCAAaagtatatattaaaaaatgaaactttgataattttgtagtgatgaaaaaatatttaatcctatttttttaaacatttttttcttgaatATATTCGATCCtcttgaatttttctcttttttcttggTGGAACTTGAAATCTTTAATCGGAACCCCATTTAAGTGTAGGAACCAACAAATAATAAAAGGTTTTGTGTTAGTGAGCTTATTTCAGTTAGTAAgaacatcacattatatgtgCAGGAATCTGGATTCAAATCCGgaacactctacttattcacatttaaggtggattttctagtcgatatactacttgacaaaaaaaaaactcttagaGCGATTGCACTCTATTGATTCTTAGAGTTCAAAGGTTGTGTACGGTAGTTGAATAccccataaaaaaattgttaaattagttaattttatttataattgagtTTTAAGGGAGTACTAAAAAAGAGAATCGATATTTAACAACATACATCCAAGGAAAATTGAGTGCTGTAATAATTCCCTTTGATTTCATATAGCCTGATTTACTTCATAAGTTTGGTATAATCTAGCTTTCTTAATTCTTATTAATTAGTAAGTGGAGTTAGGTAATATTACATTGATATGTATAATTTGTAATTGATGGAGAGTATATTTCACTGCGtatatgtaataatttatttcgaAAGCTTGATATTCAATGAAGTGAAGTAGATTGaattttcttaaaagaaaaagtaGACAAAACTATAAACATTTTCACTTGTCATAATTTTCCATCCTAAACTAATATATTTGCAATAATGAATTGGGTATTACTGTATTCATTAAGATGCATATGCCTGCAACCTATgatcacaccaataaaaataaaattgattttggactTTTGGGGACAAATTGAATAATTCCCTAATTGGACATAGACCAGCCTTATATAAATTATGCTTCAATGGGTGTGTGGTAATCGACTTACTTGGTTGGTTGAAGTTGGGATCATATACAGTTAGGTGAGGGTCAACTTCCCCTTCTATGTGGATCCCTACCCCCAATTTTCAAGGTGTActtatttgaaaattaagagaaaaaaaaataagtgaaaaataatatactttttttttatgagatggaaaataaaacaaacaacacaaaaataaaaagagaaaagaaactAAGCTCTTGGACGAGCAACACCCATAACATCAGCCATCAACACGAGACTGAGTTGAGGAGGACAACTATTCCAAATCTTCAAAGTATCATTGCAGGAGGCTCCAGTCTTCGCAAGCCAATCGGCACATTCATTACCCTCTCTAAGAGTATGCTGAAAAGAAACATTCCAATCCCCCTGGTGAAGATGACGAATTTGTTGGATAATCGGTGCATAAGGGTGAAAGTGAGAAGTTCCATGAGAAGCAAAATTAACTGTGTAAGACCCGTAATTTCGCAGTTTATTTTGtgtaaggaaaataaatattggataaaagttttagggtttttgtttaAGTCGTTTTGTATGTATCGTTGTAATAACGGCATTTTTGCTGAGTTAAGTCTGTTTTGTATTCGTGCACTGAAAAGGTACAGACTTTTGGGCTGTAATCCTCTTTTATGTATGAGAAGGTTTATGCAAATTCAGAATGACGAGTTTTGGAATATTCTCGCTTTTGGAAAAACGAGTAGAAATTTTACCCGCtgacgtaaaattttacggtttctgaattcagtaaaattttgggtggaagttttatatatctgcgcgagttaggatatgtctTGAGAATGATTTTCGagagtgtggaagaaaattacagtcgcggaaaaagattcagcgataagttttggaattattttaagacggacttccgttccgtaagttttctgtttttacgagttttgctcgtcgcggcgcgcgagagctgtggggcgtgagagaaaatatctagatatttgttAAAGTAAAATGGAGGGCTAGGATTGGCCTAGAGTTTTGTCTTTTGATCAAGTGGCCATGATGGAGCAAGACCATTTGTCATATGAATTGTCTGGAAGACTTTTGGACttagaaaaaaattgcaaaagctCCCTTCTCTCTCTCACAAACCGACCTCTTCTCTCACTCACACTCACCATTgcaaaattttcatttctcaTCCATTCAAGCTAGGATTTGTCTCTTTGTAACTAGGAACTTGCAAGGAAATCACTCCTCTTAAGGTAACTCACCTTCTCCATGCTTTTGTTTAGCTAAAAGTCATGATTCCAAGAATATTTTAGAGATTGTCATGACTTTGTTcttgagtaattttttttctagaatAAGTTTTGGGTGTTTGTGGTTCTAGGGAAGTGTTTAGGAgtagtttataagcttgtttaagcttggcacATGTTGGTTTCCATGGTGATTAAGATTTTCATGAaatcttttgttagggtttggaaaatttatttgaaatgctcataactttgaaaacttgtgttgtgcttttatttttggtgttgtttatgaGCATTGTAGGGAAATGGGTATTAGGAAATGGCTTTGTTTttgtgaaacaaggaaaaatatttttgtgtgtgttcttgaggactttatgaacaaatttttggaaattcttgttTTGACCCTCAAAATGAATTGGTTGATCATTTCCATAGGCTTGTGAACTAATAGAGGCTTGCTAGGTATTGGCATTGGAAAAATTTTGGGTGTGGTTcacattttcaaaacttttggtcatgTGAAATTTTGGAAAAGTGTGGGAGAGGTTTCAAAATTGGTTAGGGCTTTGGGGGAGGCACAATTGTGGCCTAGGGtgaattaccatgcaaaaagttttgggtaaaaatggttttggtgtTGTATGTGTCTTAAAgaaccaaaaattgaatttttcgtAATTAgaggctttgcccggaaaatttttgggggcttggattagtgactcgggggtattatgggatattaccatgccctcggaagcgaaaaattttgagcggaagtGCCATTTTGCTTTTGGATGGCCGAACCTCATGGTTGTATGGGGgaaatttgtgaattttttttctaagtccacaattttgggaaaaatgatcatgctttgatgaaatgatcataggtgggtcaaagtatgattataggattgtatttggaaagaaaaacttgaaacttgcgacgcaagaaaaactcgattattttgtcgagatattttcgtaaaatttttaggttgttttcaagtgttttggtagtgtgtgagagtgtcctttgaagtttaaaaccatagagagcaatggtatgctttgaaaacgaaaatgtgtttgttttgcgaaaaatagtgtatttaacttcgggaatttttaatcactatggggaggactcggaaataatatccgagagtgttaggaagtgccttagacacctctagacctttgttgataggtttagtttcgttaagatattttgggagaaacttatgcattgtccgctcgttatttttaggaaacgcgaaacggtagatagtgtgaaacgttgtggtttttggttggaagcattgccgaggtaagggcaccgttTTTATTTCCGTATTTAAATTCCGTCATGAATAACATTGCTAGCCTGACCACTCACTTCCGTGCCCATA encodes:
- the LOC123881707 gene encoding transmembrane 9 superfamily member 4-like isoform X2, producing MYYDDLPIWGFLGRFVTDENDDTNVAKVYLFRNVHFEILYNNDRIIDVFIRNDPNVVVDLTEDREVKMDFTYSVKWTETDIPFEKRLEKYSLTSSLSHHLEIHWFSIINSCVTVLLLTGFLAMILMRVLKNDFVKFTPDEEAHDDQEESGWKNIHGDVFRYPRYKSLFAAALGIGSQLFTLVIFIFMLALVGVFYPYNRGAFFTALIVIYALTSGIAGYSAASFYYMIDGKNWVKILVLTGSLFSGPLFLTFSFLNTVAVAYNSTAALPFGTIMVIFLIWTLVTSPLLVLGGIAGKNSRSEFQAPSKTNKYPREIPQLSWYRSTLAQMAMAGFLPFSAIYVELYYIFASVWGHQIYTIYSILFIIFIILLIVTAFVNVALTYFQLAAEDHEWWWRSFLCGGSTGLFIYGYCMFFYQARSDMYGFMQTSFFFGYMACICYGFFLMLGTVGFRASLIFVRHIYRSVKCE
- the LOC123881707 gene encoding transmembrane 9 superfamily member 4-like isoform X1, which encodes MEKSTACLVSAIVILCCFCCINYVTSDASDHRYKEGDFVPFYANKVGPFHNPSETYRYFDLPFCSPENVEEKKEDLGEVLNGDRLVVAPYKLDFLINKQPESICRKFLTRKEVAQFRHAVLKDYFYQMYYDDLPIWGFLGRFVTDENDDTNVAKVYLFRNVHFEILYNNDRIIDVFIRNDPNVVVDLTEDREVKMDFTYSVKWTETDIPFEKRLEKYSLTSSLSHHLEIHWFSIINSCVTVLLLTGFLAMILMRVLKNDFVKFTPDEEAHDDQEESGWKNIHGDVFRYPRYKSLFAAALGIGSQLFTLVIFIFMLALVGVFYPYNRGAFFTALIVIYALTSGIAGYSAASFYYMIDGKNWVKILVLTGSLFSGPLFLTFSFLNTVAVAYNSTAALPFGTIMVIFLIWTLVTSPLLVLGGIAGKNSRSEFQAPSKTNKYPREIPQLSWYRSTLAQMAMAGFLPFSAIYVELYYIFASVWGHQIYTIYSILFIIFIILLIVTAFVNVALTYFQLAAEDHEWWWRSFLCGGSTGLFIYGYCMFFYQARSDMYGFMQTSFFFGYMACICYGFFLMLGTVGFRASLIFVRHIYRSVKCE